DNA from Comamonas serinivorans:
GTGTTCCAGGCTTTCGAGCACCACGGCGCCGCCGCCGCCGCCGATGACGAAGCCGTCACGCGCGGCGTCGTAGGGGCGCGAGGCTTTTTCGGGCTGGTCGTTGAAGCCGGCCGACATGGCCCCCATGGCGTCGAACAGCATGGACAGCTGCCACGACAGCTCTTCGCCGCCACCCGCAAACATCACATCCTGCATGCCCCAGGCAATCTGTTGCGCCGACACGCCGATGCAATGCGCCGAGGTGCTGCATGCGGAGGTGATCGAGTAGTTGATGCCCTTGATCTGAAAGGCCGTGGCCAGGTTGGCCGACACCGTGGACCCCATGCAGCGCGTGACCTGGTAGGGGCCGACGCGGCGAATGCCCTTGTTGCGCAGCGTGTCGGCGGCCTCGACCTGGTTGGCCGAGGACGCGCCGCCCGAGCCCATGATGAGGCCGGTGCGCGGGTTGGAGATGGTGGCAGGCGTCAGGCCCGCTTCGGCGATCGCATCGGTCAGCGCCACGTAGGCGTAGGCGGCTGCATCGCCCATGAAGCGGCGCAAGCGGCGGTCAATGCGGGCGTCCAGGTCGATCTCGGGCGCACCGGCCACCTGGCAGCGCAGTCCCATTTCGGCAAACACGGGCATGGCGCGAATGCCCGACTTGCCCTCGCGCAGCGAGGCGACCACAGTGGCTTCGTCGTTGCCAATGCACGAGACGATGCCTGCTCCAGTGATGACGACGCGACGCATGGTGTCAGCCTCCACTTGCCTTGGCATCGCGCTGGAACAGGCCCACGCGCAGGTCCGATGCCACGTAGATTTCCTGGCCATCGGCCAGCAGGCGCGCGTCGCCAATGGCCATGACCAGTTTGCGTTTGATCACGCGTTTGATGTCGATTTCGTAGGTCACGAGTTTCACGTCAGGTCCCACTTCGCCGGTGAATTTGACCTCGCCTGCACCGAGGGCGCGGCCACGGCCCGGCAGGCGCAGCCAGGTCAGGTAAAAGCCGATCAACTGCCACATGGCGTCCAGGCCCAGGCACCCGGGCATGACGGGATCGCCCTGGAAGTGGCACTGGAAGAACCACAAATCGGGTTTCACGTCGAGCTCGGCGCGGATCTTTCCCAGCCCATGGGCGCCGCCATCGTCATCGATGTGCGTGATGCGATCAAACATCAGCATGGGCGGCAGCGGCAGGCGGCCACTGTCGGGTGTGAACAGGCGACCCTCTCCCGAGGCAATCAGCTGTTCATACGAAAAAGACTCACGCATTGTCGACTTTCACTTGCAAGGGTGCCACAGCCGGATGTGCCCGTCATGACACGGGCGGCAGCCGACATCGCGCGCGGGCGCGAAAACGCCCAAGTATGCCAGCGTCTGCAGCAGGGCCTTGCGCGGCGGGGCTTGGGCCTGCCGGGCCGGGGCGGTCATGCAATCTGGGCACAATCGTGTCCGGACGCACGGCTTGCGTCCCCTTGCATTGAGGAGTGTGCATGTCAGCGATTCACCGCGCCACGAAGATCGTGGCCACCCTGGGGCCGGCGTCCAGCGATGAGGCCGTGTTGGAAACCATGCTGCGTGCCGGGGTCAACGTGGTGCGGCTGAACTTCAGCCATGGCGTGGCGCAGGACCACATCGCCCGCGCCGGCCTGGTGCGCGAGATTTCGCAGCGCATGGGGCGCGAGGTGGCCATCATGGCCGACCTGCAGGGCCCCAAGGTGCGCGTGGGCAAGTTCGCCCAGGGCAAGGTCTTGCTCGAGAACGGCAGGCCTTTCGTGCTGGATGCCGCGCGCACCGAGCCCGGCAACGTGGAGGCCGCGGGCCTGGACTACAA
Protein-coding regions in this window:
- the fabA gene encoding 3-hydroxyacyl-[acyl-carrier-protein] dehydratase FabA is translated as MRESFSYEQLIASGEGRLFTPDSGRLPLPPMLMFDRITHIDDDGGAHGLGKIRAELDVKPDLWFFQCHFQGDPVMPGCLGLDAMWQLIGFYLTWLRLPGRGRALGAGEVKFTGEVGPDVKLVTYEIDIKRVIKRKLVMAIGDARLLADGQEIYVASDLRVGLFQRDAKASGG
- the fabB gene encoding beta-ketoacyl-ACP synthase I codes for the protein MRRVVITGAGIVSCIGNDEATVVASLREGKSGIRAMPVFAEMGLRCQVAGAPEIDLDARIDRRLRRFMGDAAAYAYVALTDAIAEAGLTPATISNPRTGLIMGSGGASSANQVEAADTLRNKGIRRVGPYQVTRCMGSTVSANLATAFQIKGINYSITSACSTSAHCIGVSAQQIAWGMQDVMFAGGGEELSWQLSMLFDAMGAMSAGFNDQPEKASRPYDAARDGFVIGGGGGAVVLESLEHAQARGANILAEVVGFGLSSDGEDMVAPSGEGAIACMRQAIAQVNTPIDYINTHGTSTPVGDGSELRAMREVFGDAVPPFSSTKSLTGHSQGATGVQEAIYCLYMLKHGFIAGNINVENPDPAVQGMPLVTQSRDAQLRTVLSNSFGFGGTNATLVLQRFEG